The Solea solea chromosome 19, fSolSol10.1, whole genome shotgun sequence genome has a window encoding:
- the LOC131446146 gene encoding interleukin-31 receptor subunit alpha, with product MVLDSTCSPCVSHFPLFILGLIFAYSSAHGQTLRVNCKSDDFLAKYQHCGQQPDGVNGLECSGKYNNVGNQRCAWKPGKHTSKKTYTLLIKQDKYCKIHRKITGFSTIISVFQNRNMTLEVVENGESGNCTKAVLSASPKSLLRCDPPNSVSFTRHSGELSVSVSWQWEDRNAVQYFSVRYKAVGSVKWIEPSVQSQDRHRHRVAHLNSSLSYVVQIQCVTNDKCLQCSQSESYTVPQELTSPPVIVKHEDTDVVGKTGSRQLSLTWTFPATEPNDGYYVTIVKASGEDPRERISVTEPEITLILSYSAYHLNISAVNNASTSPAVSLTIPQRDGPPSAEDKLSVIVHSNSSFTVYWKDDLIKTYVCFSAEWRKKGQKVVTAMSFHQNEDNFNTLTDFTEPLEPYKRYSIALHTRPEKQTCNIKYINNSESTYASSHFYFMEGSPVSGPNISSCNVTLNSVVLQWLSIPEEDIRGFLLGYLIFYTEKIKGTSLERNVTVDPQSDTYELGDLKAGTTYQVQVSGFTQAGVGVRSTACILKTNHQGYFHPNLSALIITFAVVATVLIFWTPLIKRAKVVLWPSIPNPGKSYTIQKMERPGEMELFTSIFSTLKIEEWETSSLQIVEREDEVPPIIVPLVSSFHHDSEDEDSAERTCNWIQSASGGDDAPNIISNLPTSTFAFSSEYTTMEMFQQAMPQVAPAVDTAISQTGDSSDAQDTSVVKTSLDHVGQFTSNSN from the exons TGAACTGCAAGTCAGATGATTTTCTGGCCAAATATCAACACTGTGGGCAGCAGCCAG ATGGAGTCAATGGTTTAGAATGTTCTGGCAAATATAATAACGTTGGTAATCAAAGGTGTGCGTGGAAACCTGGCAAACACACGTCAAAAAAGACGTACACGCTCCTCATAAAACA AGACAAGTATTGCAAAATACACCGGAAAATCACAGGCTTCTCCACAATCATCTCAGTAtttcaaaacagaaacatgacCCTGGAGGTCGTGGAGAACGGTGAGTCGGGAAATTGCACAAAAGCAGTTTTGAGTGCGTCACCAAAGAGCCTGT TGAGGTGTGACCCTCCGAACAGTGTGTCCTTCACACGACACTCTGGAGAACTCAGCGTGAGCGTGAGCTGGCAGTGGGAGGACAGGAACGCCGTCCAGTATTTCTCTGTAAGATATAAAGCAGTGGGCAGCGTGAAGTGGATCGAG CCGTCTGTCCAATCccaggacagacacagacacagagtggCACATCTGAACTCGTCACTGTCCTACGTCGTCCAAATACAGTGTGTCACCAATGACAAGTGCTTACAGTGTTCACAGAGTGAGTCGTACACCGTCCCACAAG AACTGACCTCACCGCCTGTCATTGTCAAACATGAAGACACTGACGTTGTGGGGAAAACAGGCAGCAGACAGCTTTCTCTAACCTGGACG tTTCCTGCCACAGAGCCAAATGACGGCTACTATGTGACCATAGTTAAAGCGTCAGGAGAAGATCCACGTGAGCGGATCAGCGTCACAGAGCCTGAGATCACGCTGATCCTCTCCTACTCTGCTTATCATCTCAACATCAGCGCCGTCAACAACGCGAGCACCTCACCAGCCGTCAGCCTCACGATACCACAGAGAGACGGCCCTCCCA GTGCAGAGGACAAGCTGAGCGTCATAGTCCACAGTAACTCGTCTTTTACGGTGTACTGGAAAGACGATCTGATCAAAACCTACGTCTGCTTCTCTGCTGAGTGGAGGAAAAAGGGACAGAAAGTTGTGACAGCTATGTCCTTTCATCAGAATGAAGATAACTTTAACACCTTAACCGACTTTACAG AGCCTCTGGAGCCTTATAAGAGATACAGCATTGCTCTTCACACACGACCAGAGAAGCAAACTTGCAACATCAAGTACATCAACAACAGTGAGAGCACTTACGCATCGAGCCACTTCTATTTCATGGAAGGAT CTCCTGTCAGTGGTCCCAACATCAGCAGCTGTAATGTGACGCTGAACTCGGTGGTGCTGCAGTGGTTATCCATCCCAGAGGAAGACATCAGAGGCTTCCTGCTGGGTTATTTAATCTTCTACACTGAGAAGATTAAAGGGACAAGTTTGGAGAGAA ACGTGACGGTGGATCCTCAGTCTGACACGTACGAACTGGGCGATCTCAAAGCAGGAACCACATACCAGGTCCAGGTATCAGGTTTCACTCAGGCAGGAGTGGGAGTACGAAGCACAGCGTGCATCTTGAAAACAAACCATCAAG GATATTTCCATCCTAATCTCAGTGCTCTTATCATCACCTTTGCCGTTGTGGCCACTGTGCTGATATTTTGGACGCCGCTAATTAAAAG AGCCAAAGTGGTCCTGTGGCCCAGCATACCAAACCCAGGAAAAAGCTACACAATACAGAAAATGGAAAGACCCGGTGAAATG GAGCTCTTCACGTCCATCTTCAGCACTCTGAAGATCGAGGAGTGGGAAACCAGCAGTCTTCAGATAGTAGAGCGAGAAGACGAGGTTCCCCCCATCATAGTACCATTAGTGTCATCATTTCATCACGACTCTGAGGACGAGGACTCAGCAGAAAGGACCTGTAACTGGATCCAAAGTGCAAGTGGAGGTGATGATGCTCCGAACATCATCTCCAACCTCCCAACGTCTACGTTTGCCTTTTCAAGTGAATATACAACAATGGAGATGTTTCAGCAGGCGATGCCTCAGGTCGCACCTGCAGTGGACACAGCCATCAGTCAGACAGGAGACAGTAGTGACGCACAGGACACCTCTGTGGTTAAGACAAGTTTGGACCATGTTGGACAATTCACTTCTAATTCAAATTAG